Within Romboutsia sp. CE17, the genomic segment ATTGTATTTCTGTAGATGGTGATTTAATTGATGAAATATATCATAAGGGGTTTGGAAGTAAAATGAAAAAACTTGAAACATTCGCATATAATACAAATAGACCTTATAAAGACCTCTCGTATTACGGGATAACTTTGATACCTCCGAAATCTCTTACGGAATTTTTGAATATTGTTACTGAAGAAAATTTAGATTGTAAATCAGAAGAGCTTGAAGTATTAATAAATAAAATATCTGATGCAATTAAGGAAAATAAGTGGATAATTCATTATGGAATTTAATTATTATAAATTACTGGCTTTATTTACAGGATATGATGATCAAAAATTATCAAAGTTTTTTAATATAAAAGGTTTAATCTGATATAAGTAAAATTGAAACTTTAAAGTAATAGAGCAATAGAGTAAAATCTATTGCTCTATTATGATGTTTAATGAAAATTTTTATTATATAATTAAACTATCATTGTATATTAAAGGCAATAAATAGTATAACTATAACTATTATAAAAGGAGAAAAGAATAATATCTTTCCTTTAATACTTCCGATATTAACAGTCCAGCCTACACCAAATCTTTTCTGAACAAATAAAGATGGATCATTATGATTATTATATATACTTCCAAATATCCAATTATCATCATCATCATCTACAGAATAAACAGCATCTTTATATTTACTTGGTGACTTATAATACACGTATGTTTGATAAATAGAAGATACAACTAATAATATTGTAGCAGTCCACATTATATAAGTATTTACATTACTAGCATTAACTGTAGCAATTAATATGTTAATAAATAAAACTTGGCATGATAAATTTAGTATAAAGAAAGTAAAAGCAATTTTATTTAAATAATTTAAATGAGCTTTTTTGCTTTCATTGATATTATCAGAATTTAACTTAGCTCTACTTTTTAAAGAGTTTACAGAACTAATATATATTATTATTCCAACTCCAATACTCATAAACACATTACCAAAAACACTAAAAAATGATTTTTGTGAAAATGCATCTGCTTCACCAGTAAAGCCCCAGTGAGTAGGGATAATATCAGGCATTGAATTATATTGAGTAGCTGTATATATTGCAACTAGTAGATTAATTATAAGTGGAATCCAAAATAGCATAGAGTATTTCTTTATAATTCTATTCTTTTCATTAATAAAATCAGTATCTAGTATTATCTTAGTCTTCTTTAACTCTAAATCATGTATTTCTAAAGACAAATCTTGCTTTAAAGCTTTCACCTTATTATGAATATATACAAATATAATAAATTGATATAGACAAAATCCTAATATTGGAATAATAGAAGAAGCTAAGTAAGCCTCAAATATATAAATACTAACTAATGTAATTATTACAAACGCAATAAATCCTACAGTAAGAAGCAGCTTAAACTTTTTATCTAAATTTTTAAATTCTTTTTTTGCAAAATAATCACTATTTAAACTAACACCATAAAATTGTCTTTTTCCACTTAATGCTTGAGTAAAATACATTAATACATACACCAAGAATAACATTGGTATATTTATTATAACTGCTAAAGTACTATTCATAATCTTTCACCCCATATTTATCAAATAATTTATTGCTATAATCTATAAATTCTTCTTTAGACATACCTAGAAGATAACTCTGTGCAGTTAGAAGCTCTAATGTAGATTTGATTTTTTCAACATTTTCATCTTTTTTATCGAGAGGGAGATTATTTACTATAGCACCTTTTCTTCTATCGATATTTATATATCCTTCATCTTTAAGTAAATTATATGATTTATTTACAGTATGAAGATTAACTCCTATTTCTTCTGCCATATTTCTAACTGATGGTAATGATTCATTTAATTTTAAATCACCACTTGCAATAGATTTTATAATTTGTTCCTTAATTTGTGTATATATAGGAACATCGCTGTTAAAATCTAAGTTCAGTATCATATTTGTCACCTCTTATTATATTAAATATATTTGTTATATATAATATATAACAATGAAAACGAAATTGCAACTAAAAAACTCTATCTTATTATAAATTTAAGATAGAGTTTTTACTTTATATAAATCTATTTAAATTAAGCTTCCTTAGCTATATCTAAGTACACATCATCTTCTCTTTCTTTTGATGATTTCTTTGATAAGAATATAAAGAAAGATACACACAATATAATTTGGACAAAAGTAGATATTGGTGTTGCAAGACCTACTTTAAATAGTGATACTGGTTCTATTTTACTCATAATAAAAGATACTGGTATTCTTACGCAGAATGCACCTACTATACCTTGTATCATAACGAAAGTCGTTTTACCACAACCATTGAAATATCCTACCATACAGAACATTATAGCAGTAAATAAGCAATCAATTCCATAAGATTTCATATAGTCCCAAGATGCGAAAATAACAGCTTCATCTTTAGTGAATATCTGAGCAAGTAAGTTTCCATGGAAGAATGTAACATAGAACATTACAATTCCACAACATAGAGACGCAGATACAGAATAAAGAAGAACTTTTTTAGCTCTATCGTATTTTTTCGCACCATAATTTTGAGCAACAAATGCAGATACAGCCTGAGAGAATGATAATGGTATTAACATTATAAATCCAACCAGTTTTTGAGCAACACCCATACCTGCTGATGCAATTACACCCATTGAATTACCTATCATTACAATTACTAAGAAAGATAAGTTTACAAGCATATCTTGTAGAGCTATAGGTGCACCAAATTTTATTATTTGTGAAGTTAAACCCTTGTGAAACTTTATACTTTCTCTTGAAAAATCAAAAGGAAGTCCACGTCTTTTAATTAATATTAAAGATAAAATAACACTAATTGCTTGAGCTAGTACAGTAGCATAAGCTGCACCTGTTGCAGCCATTTTAAATATACCAACAAATATTAAATCGCCTACGATATTTACAACACATGCTATTGCCACTGTAATAAGTGGTGTTTTTGAATCTCCAAGTCCTCTGAACACTCCTCCGATAACATTATAAGAAACTATAAAAACAGCACCCATAGCACAAATTTTTAGATATGAAACTGTGCTATCAAAAGCTTCTGATGGTACATTCATTATAGTTGTAATAGATGATGAAAAAGTAACAACAATAACAGTTACAATAATAGCTATAATTGCAAAAATTGAAATACCACTTCCTACAACATTTCCAGCATCTTTTCTTTTTCCTTCACCAAGTTTTTGACCTATTAATATGGTAATTCCCATAGTAAGTCCTGTAATCATTGATGTTATAGCAGTCATTATCTGACTTCCTGTTGAAACTGCAGATACATCAGCAGCATTACCAAATTGACCAACTACAAGTAAATCTACAGCTCCATACATAGTTTGTAAAAACAACGCCATCAATATAGGGATTGTAAATCTTAGTAGGGGAGAGAAGATTTTTCCTTCTGTAAAATTAGATATTTTTGCCATATATCAATCTCCTTTTAAAATTAAGTTTTGCACAAAACAATATTAATGTAAGATGTTATAGTCTAGAGTTTAAATAATTAATCTAGACTATTTCGTATTTTATTAAGTACTCTATAAAATACTTTTATTTCTTCTTCGGTTAAATCTTTTGATAATTTATTTTCAATTGAATCAATTGCGTTAGAGATTTTCTCATTAAGTTCTATAGACTTCTCTGTCAAAACTATTTTTTTTAACCTAGCATCTTCAGCAACTGGAACTCTTTGAATTAAATCACTTTTTTCCATATTATTCAACATAAGACTAACAGATGAACGTTTTAGATCAAACTTTTTTTCTAAATCTTTTTGAAATATATCTTTGTTTTTTTCTATATTATAAATAAAATCTATTACATAAGCTTGAGATACAGTTAAGTTATCATCTATTGCATTAATTACAGCAGCGTCTACTTTTCTTGAAATTATATGGTTTATTTTATTAATATCAAGTCCTAGTTTAAGTTTATCTTTATTCATAGTAGAATCACCTTCTAATATATATTTTGCGCAAAACTATAATAACTAGTATAATATATTCATGTCAATAGTAAATAAAATAAGTATAGTTTAATTAATCAAAACATAAATATTAGAGGTTAGTATTTTTATATTACGGGGAGGATTATAAAATGAATAATTCAAAAAAATTTTTTATATGTAGTGTATGTGGCAACATAATAGAAATGGTAGAAAGTAAAGGGCCTAAAGTAGTCTGTTGTGGTAAACAAATGGATGAATTAGTAGCAAATACAACTGAAGCTTCAGTAGAAAAGCATATACCAGTAGTAGATGTAAATGACAACAAAGTAAAAGTACAAGTTGGAAGTACATTACACCCTATGACACAAGAGCATCATATAAGTTGGATATATCTTTTAACAACACAAGGTGGACAACGTAAATATTTAGAAATAAATGGTGAGCCAACTATAGAATTTGCATTAACTGAAGATGATAAACTACTAGAAGTATATGCTTATTGTAATCTTCATGGATTATGGAAAGTAGAATTATAGAGATTATATATATTTTTTAGTTATACTTTATTGCTATTGAAAAACTTTAAAAATATTAATAAATATAAAAATAACATATTCAAAGGCTATAGATATATTTGATCTATAGCCTTTTTTAGATTATTAATATTCTTATTGATAATAGAATCACTTCCAACTATACTATTTAAAAATTTATATTCCATATAAATTTATATAAATTTATTTTTTGGACAAGCACTTTGATAGCTTATTTAAAATATAATAATTAATAATACTAAAAAAATAATGATTATTATATTTTAATATTATTAATTATAAATATAGGTAGGATGGTGATTTACATTAGAAGGATAGTAAATAGAATTAAATGTCCTAATTGTGGAGAGTACTCAAATATAAGATTATTTAAGTCAACTATGATAAATACAATTATAGCGATATTACTGACAGTAGGATGTATAGCACTTATACCTATAATAGGATGGATAACAATACCTATATTATTATTATCATCGGTATTATATTTTAGATTATTATTATTAATATATGTATTATTTTTCGAATCAAAACTATTTATATTATCTATAGTAGTGAAATGTGAAAAATGTGGAAGCGAAATTACATTAACTAATGAAAGAAATAAAAAATTAAAAATAGACAAAATAAGTCAGACAAATAGTAAATAGATGAAATTATAAAAAGTATACAGAAATAACCATTATAAAATTCTAAAAGTATATTAGGGACTTTTAGAATTTTATAATGCAAATAATTAATGAATTATAGAATATATGAAATAAAATTTGATAATATTGCTGTAAAGATTGAAGGTATAGGCAAATTAGAAAATAATAATTCAAATTATATTTATAACAACTTATAAAAGATTTATAATAAGTAATGTATTTTAAAATAAGGGTGTATAAATATTTTGATAAAGGTGACTTTAAATTTTAATCAGTTTATTAATATTTATAAAAATAGAGAATTTAATTTCAAGGAGAAGATTATGAACTGTATATTTTGTAACATGAAAGACCATTATATCTTAGAAAATGAA encodes:
- a CDS encoding DUF1648 domain-containing protein, translating into MNSTLAVIINIPMLFLVYVLMYFTQALSGKRQFYGVSLNSDYFAKKEFKNLDKKFKLLLTVGFIAFVIITLVSIYIFEAYLASSIIPILGFCLYQFIIFVYIHNKVKALKQDLSLEIHDLELKKTKIILDTDFINEKNRIIKKYSMLFWIPLIINLLVAIYTATQYNSMPDIIPTHWGFTGEADAFSQKSFFSVFGNVFMSIGVGIIIYISSVNSLKSRAKLNSDNINESKKAHLNYLNKIAFTFFILNLSCQVLFINILIATVNASNVNTYIMWTATILLVVSSIYQTYVYYKSPSKYKDAVYSVDDDDDNWIFGSIYNNHNDPSLFVQKRFGVGWTVNIGSIKGKILFFSPFIIVIVILFIAFNIQ
- a CDS encoding GntR family transcriptional regulator, coding for MILNLDFNSDVPIYTQIKEQIIKSIASGDLKLNESLPSVRNMAEEIGVNLHTVNKSYNLLKDEGYINIDRRKGAIVNNLPLDKKDENVEKIKSTLELLTAQSYLLGMSKEEFIDYSNKLFDKYGVKDYE
- a CDS encoding MATE family efflux transporter translates to MAKISNFTEGKIFSPLLRFTIPILMALFLQTMYGAVDLLVVGQFGNAADVSAVSTGSQIMTAITSMITGLTMGITILIGQKLGEGKRKDAGNVVGSGISIFAIIAIIVTVIVVTFSSSITTIMNVPSEAFDSTVSYLKICAMGAVFIVSYNVIGGVFRGLGDSKTPLITVAIACVVNIVGDLIFVGIFKMAATGAAYATVLAQAISVILSLILIKRRGLPFDFSRESIKFHKGLTSQIIKFGAPIALQDMLVNLSFLVIVMIGNSMGVIASAGMGVAQKLVGFIMLIPLSFSQAVSAFVAQNYGAKKYDRAKKVLLYSVSASLCCGIVMFYVTFFHGNLLAQIFTKDEAVIFASWDYMKSYGIDCLFTAIMFCMVGYFNGCGKTTFVMIQGIVGAFCVRIPVSFIMSKIEPVSLFKVGLATPISTFVQIILCVSFFIFLSKKSSKEREDDVYLDIAKEA
- a CDS encoding MarR family winged helix-turn-helix transcriptional regulator, which codes for MNKDKLKLGLDINKINHIISRKVDAAVINAIDDNLTVSQAYVIDFIYNIEKNKDIFQKDLEKKFDLKRSSVSLMLNNMEKSDLIQRVPVAEDARLKKIVLTEKSIELNEKISNAIDSIENKLSKDLTEEEIKVFYRVLNKIRNSLD
- a CDS encoding desulfoferrodoxin family protein, whose product is MNNSKKFFICSVCGNIIEMVESKGPKVVCCGKQMDELVANTTEASVEKHIPVVDVNDNKVKVQVGSTLHPMTQEHHISWIYLLTTQGGQRKYLEINGEPTIEFALTEDDKLLEVYAYCNLHGLWKVEL